A single Argentina anserina chromosome 7, drPotAnse1.1, whole genome shotgun sequence DNA region contains:
- the LOC126803638 gene encoding L-type lectin-domain containing receptor kinase IX.1-like, with protein sequence MSLKVICRQGIFCLFIFINSVSFFAHPTSFSFYPGTEDILYEGDATMNSGYVEFNPQFDIFRVGRCSYAKPFHLWDSTTARLSHFETNFTFMIDTNGDKQFSDGFAFFLAPFGYPIPPNSAGGDLGMFNITNQFQTSQNKVVLVEFDTYSNDWDPKGPHVGININSLSSVVNASWDFNISKSRKVISAKVTYNATTYMLTLFWTYNEATRYDHSLPFKIDLRDVLPEQVAIGFSAATGTFPENLIILTWEFTSVSDSFDDIRRKGNKRAMFLIAGMTAVTFIVIMFGVGLYWSMVKKRKTKIKEYENVYSNAAVPSISKHLETLAFPRRFSYQELVAATFGFANDRRLGHGGSGQVYRGVLQDLGCLVAVKRIFAGSEHYEKVFINEVKIISRLIHKNLVMFIGWCHEQGECLVVYAYMPNGSLDAHLFGPRTTLQWDIRYRIALGLASALHYLHEDADQCILHRDIKSGNVLLDNDFNTKLGDFGIAKHLDPNLRTRTTGVAGTFGYMAPEYAFQGRASKESDMFSFGVVALEIACGRQTYLDGEYHIPLSEWVWQSYLAEKLIDVADERLDMKFDPSEMKCLLIVGLWCTHPSNKERPKAGQVMKVLQHEAALPQLARDRHHDHHQYNDSVLPDPVTIL encoded by the coding sequence ATGTCTTTGAAAGTCATCTGTAGGCAGGGCATCTTTTGTCTCTTCATTTTCATCAACTCGGTTTCATTCTTTGCTCATCCAACTTCATTTAGCTTCTACCCTGGTACAGAAGACATACTCTACGAAGGCGATGCCACGATGAACTCTGGATACGTTGAATTCAACCCACAATTTGACATATTTCGTGTAGGGCGGTGTAGTTATGCGAAACCTTTCCACCTTTGGGACTCTACTACAGCTCGGCTGTCACACTTCGAAACCAACTTCACATTCATGATAGACACTAACGGCGACAAACAATTCAGTGATGGATTTGCCTTTTTCCTTGCACCTTTTGGCTATCCAATCCCGCCTAACTCAGCCGGTGGTGATCTAGGAATGTTCAATATCACCAATCAATTCCAGACATCCCAAAACAAAGTTGTCCTGGTTGAGTTTGATacctactcaaacgattggGATCCTAAGGGACCTCATGTTGGGATTAATATAAATAGTCTTTCATCGGTCGTCAATGCTAGTTGGGATTTTAACATCAGTAAATCAAGAAAGGTGATATCTGCAAAAGTTACTTACAATGCTACCACCTACATGCTCACTTTGTTTTGGACATACAATGAAGCTACGAGGTATGATCATTCTCTTCCTTTCAAAATCGACTTACGTGATGTTCTCCCCGAACAGGTTGCGATTGGTTTCTCAGCTGCTACTGGAACATTCCCCGAAAACCTTATTATATTAACTTGGGAGTTCACGTCAGTTTCAGATTCTTTTGATGATATAAGAAGGAAAGGGAATAAGCGTGCAATGTTCTTGATAGCGGGGATGACTGCAGTTACGTTCATCGTTATAATGTTTGGTGTGGGCTTATATTGGTCAATGGTAAAGAAGCGCAAAACAAAGATCAAGGAATATGAAAATGTTTACTCCAATGCTGCAGTGCCCTCTATAAGTAAGCATCTCGAAACGCTAGCCTTTCCAAGACGATTTTCTTACCAAGAATTAGTTGCAGCTACCTTTGGCTTTGCAAATGACAGACGGCTAGGCCATGGTGGGTCAGGACAAGTTTATAGAGGAGTCCTACAAGATCTAGGCTGCTTGGTTGCGGTGAAGAGAATATTTGCCGGCTCTGAGCATTATGAGAAAGTTTTCATCAATGAAGTGAAAATCATAAGCCGCTTGATACATAAAAACTTGGTGATGTTTATAGGATGGTGTCATGAGCAAGGCGAATGTTTAGTTGTTTATGCTTACATGCCTAATGGCAGCCTTGATGCGCATCTATTTGGCCCCAGAACAACATTGCAATGGGACATCAGGTACAGAATAGCTTTGGGATTGGCCTCGGCGCTACATTATCTACACGAAGATGCAGACCAGTGCATCCTCCATAGGGATATTAAATCAGGAAATGTACTATTGGACAACGATTTTAACACTAAGCTTGGTGATTTTGGGATTGCTAAACATTTGGATCCTAATTTGAGGACTAGGACAACCGGGGTGGCAGGGACTTTTGGCTACATGGCTCCGGAATATGCTTTTCAAGGGAGAGCAAGCAAGGAGTCGGACATGTTCAGTTTTGGAGTGGTGGCTTTGGAAATTGCTTGTGGAAGGCAGACTTACCTAGATGGCGAATATCACATCCCACTGTCCGAGTGGGTTTGGCAGTCGTACCTAGCAGAAAAACTTATCGATGTAGCTGATGAGAGATTGGATATGAAGTTTGATCCAAGTGAAATGAAGTGCTTGCTAATTGTGGGATTATGGTGCACTCACCCAAGCAACAAGGAGAGGCCTAAAGCAGGACAGGTGATGAAGGTTCTTCAACATGAAGCGGCACTGCCGCAACTTGCACGTGATAGGCATCATGATCATCATCAATATAATGACTCTGTACTACCTGATCCGGTAACAATCTTGTAG